A single genomic interval of Ramlibacter pinisoli harbors:
- a CDS encoding dihydrodipicolinate synthase family protein, with translation MSTLSNPRYRGLFPVVPTTFTESGELDLASQKRCVDFMIEAGSDGLAILANFSEQFLLADAEREVLTRTILEHVNGRVPVIVTTTHFSTAVCAARSRQAQEMGAAMLMVMPPYHGATFRVPERQVFEFYQRLSDAVGIPIMVQDAPAAGTPLSADFLARMAREIEHVAYFKIETAGAAAKLRELIRLGGEAIEGPWDGEEAITLLPDLEAGATGAMTGGGFPDGIQPILKAYRAGRRDEAIAAYERWLPLINLENRQCGFLAAKALMKEGGVIACEAPRHPWPPLHPASRSLLIETARRLDAMVLRWGR, from the coding sequence ATGAGCACTCTTTCCAATCCCCGCTACCGCGGCCTGTTCCCGGTGGTGCCCACCACGTTCACCGAGAGCGGCGAGCTCGACCTGGCCAGCCAGAAGCGCTGCGTCGACTTCATGATCGAGGCCGGCTCCGACGGCCTGGCCATCCTGGCCAACTTCTCCGAGCAGTTCCTGCTGGCGGACGCCGAACGCGAGGTGCTCACCCGCACCATCCTCGAGCACGTGAACGGCCGCGTGCCCGTCATCGTCACGACCACGCACTTCAGCACCGCGGTGTGCGCCGCGCGCTCGCGCCAGGCCCAGGAGATGGGCGCGGCGATGCTGATGGTGATGCCGCCCTACCACGGGGCCACCTTCCGCGTGCCCGAGCGGCAGGTCTTCGAGTTCTACCAGCGCCTGTCCGACGCGGTCGGCATCCCCATCATGGTCCAGGACGCGCCGGCCGCCGGCACGCCGCTGTCGGCCGACTTCCTGGCCCGCATGGCGCGCGAGATCGAGCACGTCGCCTACTTCAAGATCGAGACGGCCGGCGCCGCCGCCAAGCTGCGCGAGCTGATCCGCCTGGGCGGCGAGGCCATCGAGGGCCCGTGGGACGGCGAGGAGGCGATCACGCTGCTGCCCGATCTGGAAGCGGGCGCCACCGGCGCCATGACCGGCGGCGGCTTCCCCGACGGCATCCAGCCCATCCTGAAGGCGTACCGGGCCGGCCGCCGCGACGAGGCCATCGCCGCCTACGAGCGCTGGCTGCCCCTGATCAACCTGGAAAACCGCCAGTGCGGCTTCCTGGCGGCCAAGGCGCTGATGAAGGAAGGCGGCGTGATCGCCTGCGAGGCGCCGCGCCATCCGTGGCCGCCGCTGCACCCGGCCAGCCGCTCGCTGCTCATCGAGACGGCACGGCGCCTGGATGCCATGGTGTTGCGCTGGGGCCGTTGA